The genomic segment CGGTGAAGATAAAGAAACTTACAATACAACTTTTGTTGACGGTGTCGCCGAAAGTTCCACTCTCATAAAATCCGAAACACTGAGCGTGCCTCTAGATACAGTTATTGCAGTTGGGCCAACCGAGACAAGTACCCCATCCTCAAGTTCTTCTGACACCTCTTCTGATACAGGTGACAGTGATGAGAGTGCGTCTGCATCTGCTTCGTCAACGCCAAGCAAGAGCTCCGATACTCCATCACAAAGCAGCGCAAGCTCAACTCCTAGCGCATCGTCGACATCAGCAACGCCAAGTCCTTCCAAAAGCACCAGCACTCCAAGCCCAAGCAAAACCACATCTACGCCAACGCCAACCGCGACAAAAACTTCTTCCAGCACTCCTACTGCAACGAGTGGATCATCGTCAAGCTCGTCCAGCGGATCCTCGAGCGGTTCATCTTCTTCAGGACGTTTGTGGCATCCAACAGTGGCACAGGCGCAAGCCTACGCTGCCGGTGCGGCGGCTCAACGCGGCTGGACAGGCTCTCAATGGACGGATTTAGTCTGGGTGTGGAATAAGGAGTCCAGTTGGAGTTGGAGCGCGGCAAACCCTTCATCGCCGGCTTACGGCATTCCACAAGCCAATCCTGGTTCAAAAATGGGGACCGGTTGGAAGGACGATGGGGCTGTACAAATCGATTGGGGATTAGGATATATTGCCAGCCGTTACGGCAGTCCTACTCAAGCCAAGGCCTATTGGCTAATACACAAATGGTACTGATAGAGAGCCAATGACCCACAACACATTTCTCAGC from the Bifidobacterium sp. genome contains:
- a CDS encoding ubiquitin-like domain-containing protein, with protein sequence MAKRWTPDRFVTRRRIRVMACSIIVTLSSLLYFGIAARKTVALTINGKTTTVQTYAMSVDRLLEQQGTKVKSHDFVDSSSGEMLRDHSVVTVRSAYQTTINIDGTEVPFWTIATSAEQLLGFFEENEHNATKVTVDIKNVYNQLTGGMVINRSGPVTVIADGKTSIAPNGKLPAASILDSKGIVLGKQDRVSIETDNGNTVLRVQRVTQRQTTSTKTTAHGTQTVVDNSLSPGETVIRQTGKDGEDKETYNTTFVDGVAESSTLIKSETLSVPLDTVIAVGPTETSTPSSSSSDTSSDTGDSDESASASASSTPSKSSDTPSQSSASSTPSASSTSATPSPSKSTSTPSPSKTTSTPTPTATKTSSSTPTATSGSSSSSSSGSSSGSSSSGRLWHPTVAQAQAYAAGAAAQRGWTGSQWTDLVWVWNKESSWSWSAANPSSPAYGIPQANPGSKMGTGWKDDGAVQIDWGLGYIASRYGSPTQAKAYWLIHKWY